The stretch of DNA TACCTGGTACCTTCAAGTATCACTGCTCTGGCGTTGACATTGCAGCAATGGATCAACATGTATTGTCCGGCATGTACGGAATGACAATTGTTGACCCAATCAAGGGTTACAAGCCACTAGTTGTCGACAAGACAGCAGTCAATGAAGATGGCAACATCGTAATTGACAGACAAAGACATTCCGCAGATGCACTTGAATTCCAACTTCAATACGCTCAGCTATACCTGAACGATGAAGGTGGATATGACCAAGGAAAAATGTTCAGACACGAGACAACCTACACAGTTGTTAACGGTATGTCATTTGGATATGTTCCAAACGCAGCTCACAACGAGCTTATCTTAGGAGATGCAAAGAAAAACATCTTTGTAGTCCAACCATGGAACTCTCCAGATCTGGCACAATACCAATCACAACTATTGTTCGTTGAAGCAGGCCAACACGTAAGAATCTTCATTGAGAATCAAGCCAATGAACCAGTGTTCTGGCACATCGTGGGTGAAATCATTGACCGTGTCACACAAGGCAACGTTGTACAAGCAAAGGGCACAGAGACATACGAGATTGGCGGCTCACAAGGCGCAATCATGGATGTTGTCTTTGATGAACCAGGTGTATATGCAGCAGTCAACCATGACTATGCAGCAATCTTTACAGGTGCGGCATCAATTTTTGTTGCAGGCGATCCATTTGGTCTAAATGAGCAATTGGGCACAAATGCACAATCATATGCTGAACTTTTGGGCAACCCAAGCGATGCAATTCCACCAAGTGGAAAGAACACAATTGAGCATCCAAAGGTGAACTTGCACGGATTGTACACCGATGAACGTGCTGACGAATTAAAGTCAGAATTAGGACTCTAAAACCCCTATTTTCTTATTTTTGTATTTTTAGTAAATGATTATATTTCGTACTCCAAGAGGCAACACTACATGAGTTTTTCAGACAAGGTCTTGATCTGCGATCAGGTTGATGCAGTTCTCAATAACA from Candidatus Nitrosotenuis aquarius encodes:
- a CDS encoding multicopper oxidase domain-containing protein; the encoded protein is MLFSVTAVAVLAATLFGSTYTNSQVVGTTLAASSNDSMSQKIHDMGGLKLVMPQAFAAVDCDNIEEGRNVVSFDLYARSADLPILGGKTYQAMTFSGQVPGPTLRVTQGDVVMMTLTIPEDEPTPHGNDMHASQMHSGPFGKVMPGESRTYCYVAEVPGTFKYHCSGVDIAAMDQHVLSGMYGMTIVDPIKGYKPLVVDKTAVNEDGNIVIDRQRHSADALEFQLQYAQLYLNDEGGYDQGKMFRHETTYTVVNGMSFGYVPNAAHNELILGDAKKNIFVVQPWNSPDLAQYQSQLLFVEAGQHVRIFIENQANEPVFWHIVGEIIDRVTQGNVVQAKGTETYEIGGSQGAIMDVVFDEPGVYAAVNHDYAAIFTGAASIFVAGDPFGLNEQLGTNAQSYAELLGNPSDAIPPSGKNTIEHPKVNLHGLYTDERADELKSELGL